One region of Rhodohalobacter mucosus genomic DNA includes:
- the nuoF gene encoding NADH-quinone oxidoreductase subunit NuoF: MSTADWKNYEPVLIPNIKDLHKIDVYIKNGGYEGLKSVLTDKQKWENPKSVIEEVKAANIRGRGGAGFNAGLKWSFMPPADGGPRYLACNGDESEPGTFKDRKIFEYNPHAFIEGALIAAYAMEITTIYVYIRGEYKAYIRMMEKALEDAYEKGFIGKNILGSNYSVDFYVTGGAGAYICGEETSMLESLEGKRGYPRVKPPFPAQKGLWGRPTTINNIETLAHVTSVINRGADWFKSVGAENHPGPILYGISGHVNRPGVYELPSGVPVLDLIHDMAGGIRNGKKLKAVIPGGSSTPVVRADQLDGISMDSDSLRTVGTMLGTAGLVVMDEDTDMVDMLWRITHFYHHESCGQCTPCREGTGWLEKIMLKIKNGDGEIKDLDLLLDITTQMEGRTICALADAAAWPVRHTITRFRDEFEARCKKSVHAVA, translated from the coding sequence ATGAGCACTGCAGACTGGAAAAATTATGAACCGGTACTGATCCCCAATATCAAGGATCTCCATAAGATTGATGTTTACATCAAGAACGGAGGTTATGAGGGGTTGAAATCCGTACTGACCGACAAGCAGAAATGGGAAAATCCAAAAAGCGTCATCGAAGAGGTCAAGGCAGCCAATATCCGTGGACGCGGAGGTGCGGGATTCAATGCCGGCCTCAAATGGTCGTTCATGCCCCCTGCCGATGGCGGGCCGAGGTATCTGGCTTGCAATGGTGATGAATCGGAGCCAGGCACGTTCAAGGACAGGAAAATTTTTGAATACAATCCGCATGCATTTATAGAAGGTGCGCTTATTGCCGCCTATGCAATGGAGATCACAACCATCTACGTCTATATTCGCGGAGAGTATAAGGCATACATCCGCATGATGGAGAAAGCCCTGGAGGATGCCTATGAAAAAGGCTTTATCGGTAAAAATATCCTGGGCAGTAACTACAGCGTGGATTTCTATGTAACTGGTGGCGCCGGTGCCTACATTTGCGGCGAAGAGACCTCCATGCTTGAGTCACTTGAAGGTAAACGAGGCTATCCGCGCGTCAAACCTCCATTCCCTGCTCAGAAAGGCCTATGGGGACGCCCCACAACCATCAATAATATTGAAACACTTGCGCATGTAACGAGCGTCATAAACCGCGGTGCAGACTGGTTTAAAAGCGTTGGAGCTGAGAACCATCCCGGCCCCATTCTTTACGGTATTTCGGGACACGTTAACAGGCCCGGTGTGTATGAACTGCCGTCCGGCGTACCCGTACTCGACCTGATACATGATATGGCCGGTGGTATTCGAAATGGCAAAAAGCTTAAAGCAGTGATACCCGGGGGATCATCCACACCCGTAGTACGCGCCGACCAGCTTGATGGAATTTCAATGGATAGTGACTCGCTTCGTACGGTGGGTACAATGCTTGGAACTGCAGGACTCGTTGTAATGGATGAGGACACGGATATGGTGGACATGCTATGGCGCATTACCCACTTTTATCATCATGAATCGTGTGGCCAGTGCACTCCGTGCCGTGAAGGAACCGGATGGCTTGAAAAAATTATGCTGAAAATTAAAAATGGAGATGGCGAGATAAAAGACCTGGATCTTCTCCTCGACATCACAACCCAAATGGAAGGCCGCACCATCTGTGCCCTGGCCGATGCAGCCGCATGGCCTGTACGCCATACCATTACAAGGTTCCGTGACGAATTTGAAGCAAGGTGCAAAAAGTCGGTTCACGCAGTTGCGTAA
- a CDS encoding UDP-2,3-diacylglucosamine diphosphatase yields MDHLFLSDVHLGAFDDRSNRHLEQKIIALIQYCTEHSIRLHILGDLFDYWMEYPGDVPELGMELLDTLEQYNRSVYPATYILGNHDNWDRGYFTELGFGVSSDYYLFEADENRFFLHHGDGLSDPAYQLPRPLYHRIIRSIWFTRLYQALLPPDAGLHMMKSFSSMSREKTGSEPERLNQWSKNLLNSSTFDFVLSGHDHIARKETFPSGTYINPGAFFKDYTVAYYTNNEIKLVKWSADDYKLIPLEDK; encoded by the coding sequence ATGGATCATCTTTTTCTATCCGATGTTCATCTGGGTGCGTTTGACGACCGGAGTAACAGGCATCTGGAGCAAAAGATTATTGCACTGATACAGTACTGTACCGAACACTCCATTCGCCTGCATATTCTCGGCGACCTGTTTGATTACTGGATGGAATATCCGGGAGATGTGCCTGAACTGGGAATGGAGCTGCTTGACACACTCGAACAGTATAACCGATCGGTATATCCTGCAACCTACATCCTCGGTAATCACGATAATTGGGACAGAGGTTACTTTACAGAACTGGGATTCGGTGTGTCATCCGATTACTATCTTTTTGAAGCAGACGAAAACCGGTTTTTTCTGCATCATGGAGACGGGTTGTCCGATCCCGCCTATCAGCTTCCCCGCCCGCTTTATCACAGAATCATTCGCAGCATCTGGTTCACGCGGCTCTATCAGGCACTTCTTCCGCCGGACGCTGGATTGCACATGATGAAATCATTTTCATCCATGAGCCGTGAAAAAACAGGATCCGAACCGGAGCGCCTGAATCAATGGTCGAAAAATTTACTAAATAGCAGTACTTTTGACTTTGTGCTCTCAGGTCACGATCACATAGCCCGAAAGGAAACATTTCCCTCCGGCACATATATAAACCCCGGTGCCTTCTTTAAAGATTATACGGTTGCTTACTATACCAACAATGAGATTAAACTCGTTAAATGGTCAGCAGACGATTACAAACTGATCCCTCTGGAAGATAAATGA
- a CDS encoding penicillin-binding protein 1A, which yields MSNDDHDVDMDRYFNDPDYRKRVLGKDKSPQSNNPKRKSVLKRKMLLYSGIALLVIIGLAGGYFYYLVQGLPSIEELENPETAIATEIRSSDGVVLDRYFVENRTNVSIDEISPSIVNALVAIEDHRFFEHWGVDIVRLAGLPYYWIQGRLQGGSTITQQLARNLYRKIGFEVSVTRKLREMITAIQIEHNYTKREIIEMYLNTVEFSNSAFGIEQASKTHYNKPAKEINVSEAATLIGQLRAIYAYNPRINPERAEYRRNVVLAQMHNRGFISAETLQSLRMEPITLNYQPPSRAGRESRYFGEYVRQQVQTWADENGYDLNTDGLVIYTTIDSRLQRHAEQAVREKLAEFQPIFEQEWTSPEGEYMDKLWEEFPTFLRDYIRETDRYKNGFSKFNTDQESVVFANLEADSAFVDSVMRARTRLQAGFTAIEPSTGHILAWVGGADYGAQQFDHVHQARRQAGSTFKPFVYAVAIDNGYMPYHTFSKYPISFIDRLGNRWNPKDPSVPSGPEMVPLRQGLARSLNNVTVRLLPEIAGNPGTNQLDDLYPAARKIQQMAENLGIDMSDARIVPAMALGTADVSLLELVSAYTTFANQGVFIEPTAITRIEDREGNVLKEYVPSDIQEVMSPETAYIMIDMMRGVIRGGDGYHGTGVRLRNVYGIRQDIAGKTGTTQNSADNWFVGMTPHIVMGAWVGGEDRRIRFPDDLPGSIGQGARTALPIVGEFINRVQNDPDAPWGTDAFEQPAGFVMPEAPSGVERDPRRGRIGW from the coding sequence ATGAGCAATGATGATCATGATGTAGATATGGATCGCTATTTCAATGATCCCGACTACAGAAAGCGAGTGCTGGGTAAAGACAAATCACCCCAAAGCAACAATCCAAAGCGGAAGAGCGTGTTAAAAAGAAAAATGCTGCTCTATTCAGGCATTGCGCTTCTGGTGATAATCGGTCTTGCAGGAGGATATTTTTATTACCTGGTTCAGGGTTTACCCTCCATTGAAGAGCTGGAAAATCCGGAGACCGCTATTGCAACCGAAATACGAAGCTCCGACGGAGTAGTGCTCGACCGCTATTTTGTTGAAAACCGAACCAATGTTTCAATTGATGAGATCTCACCCAGCATTGTGAACGCGCTGGTTGCCATTGAAGATCATCGTTTCTTTGAGCATTGGGGCGTAGACATTGTCAGGCTTGCAGGACTGCCCTACTACTGGATACAGGGGCGCCTTCAGGGAGGGTCGACCATCACACAGCAGCTTGCCAGAAACCTGTACAGAAAGATAGGTTTTGAGGTTTCCGTAACCCGGAAGCTTCGCGAAATGATTACCGCCATTCAGATCGAACACAATTACACGAAACGTGAAATTATTGAGATGTATCTGAATACAGTGGAGTTCAGCAATTCCGCATTCGGTATAGAGCAGGCTTCAAAAACTCATTACAACAAACCCGCAAAAGAGATCAATGTATCCGAAGCCGCTACGCTGATCGGTCAGTTGAGGGCCATATATGCGTACAATCCGAGGATAAATCCCGAAAGGGCCGAATATCGCAGAAATGTAGTACTAGCCCAGATGCATAACCGTGGATTTATCAGCGCAGAAACCCTTCAGTCTCTTAGAATGGAGCCGATCACGCTTAATTACCAGCCCCCTTCCCGGGCCGGCCGTGAAAGCCGCTATTTCGGCGAATATGTGCGCCAGCAGGTACAGACATGGGCGGATGAAAACGGGTACGACCTCAATACAGACGGATTGGTAATCTACACCACAATCGACTCTCGCCTGCAGCGGCATGCTGAACAGGCAGTCCGTGAAAAGCTGGCCGAATTTCAGCCTATATTTGAACAGGAATGGACATCGCCGGAAGGTGAATATATGGACAAATTGTGGGAAGAATTTCCCACATTCCTGCGTGACTACATCCGGGAAACAGACCGCTACAAAAACGGTTTTTCTAAATTCAACACCGATCAGGAGTCGGTTGTATTTGCCAACCTGGAGGCGGACTCTGCTTTTGTTGACTCCGTGATGCGGGCCAGAACCAGGCTTCAAGCCGGTTTCACGGCTATTGAGCCCTCCACGGGACACATACTTGCGTGGGTGGGCGGCGCCGACTATGGAGCCCAGCAGTTCGACCACGTTCACCAGGCACGTCGCCAGGCCGGGTCTACCTTCAAACCTTTTGTGTATGCCGTTGCAATCGACAACGGGTATATGCCCTATCACACCTTTTCAAAATACCCCATCAGTTTTATCGATCGTCTGGGTAATCGCTGGAATCCGAAAGATCCGAGCGTACCGTCAGGTCCGGAAATGGTTCCTTTGCGTCAGGGTCTGGCCCGCAGCCTGAACAATGTTACCGTCAGGCTGCTGCCCGAAATAGCGGGGAATCCGGGCACAAATCAGCTTGATGATCTCTATCCGGCGGCACGCAAGATTCAGCAAATGGCTGAAAATCTTGGAATTGACATGAGTGATGCACGCATTGTGCCCGCCATGGCCCTTGGCACTGCCGACGTATCTCTCCTGGAGCTGGTGAGCGCCTATACAACTTTTGCCAATCAGGGTGTATTTATTGAACCCACGGCTATAACTCGGATTGAGGACCGTGAGGGCAATGTTCTCAAAGAGTATGTACCCAGCGATATTCAGGAGGTGATGAGCCCTGAAACGGCCTACATCATGATTGATATGATGCGGGGTGTAATCCGAGGCGGTGACGGATATCACGGCACCGGGGTGCGTCTCAGAAATGTTTATGGAATCAGGCAGGATATTGCCGGCAAAACCGGCACCACTCAGAATAGCGCCGACAACTGGTTTGTAGGGATGACCCCCCACATCGTGATGGGTGCATGGGTGGGCGGTGAAGACCGCAGAATACGATTTCCCGATGATCTGCCGGGCAGCATCGGACAGGGAGCACGAACTGCACTTCCTATTGTCGGTGAATTCATCAACAGGGTTCAAAACGACCCGGATGCACCATGGGGAACGGATGCCTTTGAACAACCGGCCGGTTTTGTGATGCCTGAAGCGCCATCCGGAGTTGAAAGGGATCCGCGCAGGGGGCGCATCGGCTGGTAA
- a CDS encoding four helix bundle protein: MDKEKLKKRTKQFAHRCVKVALVLPNNSLGKHIRYQLIRCGTSVAANYRAACIAHSRAAFAAKLSTVIEEADESEFWIQFLVDENQIPITHVETLIAEARELTSIFISSRKTIQTNS, from the coding sequence ATGGATAAAGAAAAGTTAAAAAAACGTACCAAACAGTTTGCGCATAGATGCGTTAAGGTTGCTTTGGTTTTGCCAAATAACTCATTAGGTAAACACATTAGATATCAGTTAATCAGATGCGGAACATCGGTGGCTGCGAACTACAGGGCTGCTTGTATTGCACACAGCAGGGCAGCCTTTGCGGCTAAACTTAGTACTGTAATCGAAGAAGCTGACGAATCTGAATTCTGGATTCAGTTCCTGGTCGATGAAAATCAGATACCAATAACACACGTTGAAACATTAATAGCTGAAGCTCGGGAATTGACATCAATTTTTATCTCATCCAGAAAAACAATACAAACAAATTCTTGA
- a CDS encoding NADH-quinone oxidoreductase subunit B, producing MGLESALGEGYLTTKVDSLVNWARANAAWPMPMGLACCAIEMMAFAGPRYDAARFGSEVMRFSPRQSDVMIVAGWCTYKMSHAIRRIWDQMPDPKWCIAMGACASTGGMHRCYGVVQGVDNFLPVDTYISGCPPRPDAVLHALMKIQDKIKSEHSVMLDT from the coding sequence ATGGGTTTAGAAAGCGCACTTGGTGAAGGTTATTTAACTACAAAGGTAGACTCACTGGTAAACTGGGCACGGGCAAATGCCGCCTGGCCAATGCCAATGGGACTTGCCTGCTGTGCCATTGAAATGATGGCATTTGCCGGCCCTCGTTACGATGCTGCACGTTTTGGTTCGGAAGTTATGCGTTTTTCACCGCGCCAGAGCGATGTCATGATTGTAGCCGGATGGTGTACCTACAAAATGTCGCATGCTATCCGACGAATATGGGACCAGATGCCAGATCCCAAATGGTGCATCGCCATGGGCGCCTGTGCTTCAACGGGAGGAATGCACCGATGCTACGGGGTTGTGCAGGGAGTGGATAATTTCCTTCCTGTGGATACCTATATTTCGGGATGCCCTCCCCGACCTGACGCGGTTCTTCATGCACTGATGAAGATTCAGGACAAAATTAAGAGTGAACACTCTGTAATGCTCGATACCTGA
- the nuoD gene encoding NADH dehydrogenase (quinone) subunit D yields the protein MKLTDIQSKVHSTFFKEHQKKLYQSLEDKHTTIEEMDDGDPLKTKMILNMGPQHPATHGVLRLVLQLDGEMIEKTKLDIGYLHRGVEKIAENKTYQEFMPYTDRMDYLSPYSNNVALCLAVEKIANVEVPERAQYIRMIGCELARISSHLLWLGTMVMDAGAISFFIWTFKEREKIYDIMDRLAGHRFTVSHSRIGGVANDITDEAMGAIREFVETFPKELKDYHKLLDRNRIFIDRNEAVGVLKTEDAIGIGATGPVLRGSGYAMDMRKFSPYLRYDQVEFDIPTRLEGDNLARYFVRMEEMSESIRIIQQCIEKLPKGPVRTDNAKQAYPSKDEVYYSMEGMIHDFMMTDTGICPPDGAEAYSAVESPKGELGYYIQSDGTGHPWRLKITGPSFANLQVLENILDGEMVADTVVIIGGMDPVLGEADK from the coding sequence ATGAAATTAACTGATATCCAATCGAAGGTTCATTCAACTTTTTTCAAGGAGCACCAAAAAAAATTATATCAAAGCCTCGAGGATAAGCATACCACGATCGAGGAGATGGACGATGGTGACCCGCTGAAGACTAAAATGATTTTAAATATGGGTCCGCAGCACCCTGCTACCCATGGAGTGCTCCGATTGGTTCTGCAGCTCGACGGTGAAATGATTGAGAAAACCAAGCTGGACATAGGCTATCTGCACCGCGGCGTTGAAAAAATTGCCGAAAACAAAACCTACCAGGAGTTCATGCCCTACACCGACCGCATGGACTATCTCTCGCCCTACAGCAACAACGTAGCCTTGTGTCTTGCAGTCGAAAAAATTGCAAATGTAGAGGTTCCCGAACGGGCGCAATATATACGAATGATAGGTTGTGAGCTTGCCCGGATATCTTCGCATCTGCTTTGGCTGGGTACCATGGTGATGGATGCTGGAGCCATCTCTTTCTTTATCTGGACCTTCAAGGAGCGAGAGAAAATTTATGACATTATGGACCGCCTGGCAGGTCACAGGTTTACCGTCTCCCACTCCCGCATCGGCGGTGTTGCTAATGATATCACCGATGAAGCGATGGGTGCCATCCGGGAGTTTGTTGAGACATTCCCCAAAGAGCTTAAAGATTATCACAAACTGCTCGACCGCAATCGTATTTTTATTGACCGAAATGAAGCCGTTGGCGTTTTAAAGACGGAAGATGCGATCGGCATTGGCGCAACGGGTCCCGTTTTAAGGGGTTCGGGTTATGCCATGGATATGAGAAAGTTCTCTCCCTACCTCAGATATGACCAGGTTGAATTTGACATCCCGACCCGGCTCGAAGGCGATAACCTCGCGCGCTATTTTGTTCGGATGGAAGAGATGTCGGAAAGCATACGGATTATCCAGCAGTGTATTGAAAAGCTTCCAAAGGGGCCCGTCCGTACAGATAACGCTAAACAGGCCTACCCTTCCAAGGATGAAGTGTATTACTCCATGGAAGGCATGATTCATGATTTTATGATGACAGACACAGGGATCTGCCCGCCGGATGGTGCCGAAGCCTACTCCGCAGTTGAATCACCCAAAGGTGAACTGGGATACTATATTCAAAGCGACGGTACGGGACACCCATGGAGGCTTAAAATCACAGGTCCTTCATTTGCAAACCTGCAGGTACTTGAAAATATTCTTGACGGTGAAATGGTTGCCGATACGGTTGTTATCATTGGCGGAATGGATCCGGTATTGGGTGAAGCAGACAAATAA
- a CDS encoding NADH-quinone oxidoreductase subunit C — protein sequence MKLELTEHLKQTVDALTERYSDKLIEVYQSSGDTFVRVEADANVEICTFLKDELHFDYLTDIFGIDRYTSDERFEVAYNLVSLKHGDRIFLKVRCEEEDPELDSASGVWPAANWAEREVYDMFGIRFRNHPDLRRIYMPEDFQYFPLRKEFPLLGIPGSIELPNTTPDSE from the coding sequence ATGAAATTAGAATTAACCGAACATCTCAAGCAGACTGTTGACGCACTTACGGAGCGTTACTCTGATAAGTTGATTGAAGTATACCAGTCTTCCGGCGACACGTTTGTACGCGTTGAAGCCGATGCCAATGTTGAAATCTGCACCTTTTTAAAAGATGAACTGCATTTCGACTATCTGACCGACATATTCGGAATTGACCGATACACCTCGGACGAACGGTTTGAAGTGGCATACAATCTTGTATCCCTGAAACACGGAGACCGTATCTTTCTTAAAGTTCGCTGCGAAGAAGAAGATCCGGAACTGGATTCAGCATCCGGGGTATGGCCTGCCGCCAATTGGGCTGAACGGGAAGTGTACGACATGTTTGGTATTCGGTTCAGAAATCATCCCGATCTGAGAAGAATCTACATGCCTGAAGATTTTCAGTACTTCCCGCTGCGGAAAGAGTTTCCGCTCCTGGGTATACCCGGATCAATCGAACTGCCCAATACAACTCCTGACAGCGAATAA
- a CDS encoding NADH-quinone oxidoreductase subunit A has protein sequence MLEQYYPILVLVGIALVLAAVFMILSRVLGPYRPNTNKLNPYESGMDPVGEAKDRYSIAFYLVAMEFIVFDLEVVFIYPWAVRFTELGTGTFMAMFIFIIVLFIGLVYTLKKGTLDWDMKHIKHKATHQ, from the coding sequence ATGCTTGAACAATATTATCCAATTCTTGTTTTAGTAGGCATCGCTCTCGTCCTGGCGGCTGTCTTTATGATACTTTCCCGCGTGCTCGGCCCCTACCGGCCCAACACAAATAAACTGAACCCCTACGAAAGCGGCATGGACCCCGTTGGAGAGGCGAAAGACAGATACTCCATCGCCTTCTATCTTGTAGCTATGGAGTTCATCGTTTTTGACCTTGAAGTGGTCTTTATTTACCCATGGGCTGTGCGTTTTACCGAATTGGGTACAGGAACGTTTATGGCAATGTTTATATTTATTATTGTACTGTTCATTGGACTGGTCTATACCCTTAAAAAGGGAACCCTGGACTGGGACATGAAGCATATTAAACACAAGGCTACACATCAATAA
- a CDS encoding polyprenyl synthetase family protein, whose amino-acid sequence MSTEAAIQNPATSTITSRSLREITKPVQDHLKTFRSFFKDEISSDVFLLDQIIRYLLRQKGKEIRPTLVFMTARMFGDINKRSYVAATMIELLHTATLIHDDVVDEADLRRDFLSINKLWKNKAGVLLGDFLLSKGLLVALDHKEYDLLHVLSDAVRKMSEGELRQLKTSKLFNMTEDRYYQIISEKTASLISACCRCGAIAATDNPDVVEKMGEIGLKVGIAFQIKDDLLDYGMDDVGKPRRNDIQERKITLPLIKALEHAGRSDSKHVVRLMKKRKKRSEDVDQIVKFVNDFGGLSGSREAMNRFASEALEELKKLPVKEGLEDFEELIQFIITRRK is encoded by the coding sequence ATGTCCACTGAGGCGGCAATTCAAAACCCGGCAACGTCTACCATAACCAGCCGATCTCTTCGGGAGATCACCAAACCCGTTCAGGATCACCTGAAAACCTTTCGCTCGTTTTTCAAAGATGAGATAAGCAGCGATGTTTTTCTGCTCGATCAGATTATCCGTTATCTGTTGAGGCAGAAAGGAAAAGAGATTCGGCCCACCCTGGTTTTTATGACAGCGCGCATGTTTGGCGATATAAATAAGCGCAGTTACGTGGCTGCAACCATGATAGAGTTGCTGCATACCGCTACGCTTATTCATGATGATGTTGTGGATGAGGCTGACCTTCGGCGCGATTTTTTAAGCATCAATAAATTGTGGAAGAACAAAGCGGGCGTTCTGCTTGGTGATTTTCTGCTCTCAAAAGGTCTACTTGTGGCACTCGACCATAAAGAGTATGACCTGCTCCACGTACTCTCAGATGCCGTACGCAAGATGAGCGAAGGTGAGCTCAGACAGCTTAAAACCTCCAAACTGTTTAATATGACGGAGGACCGATATTATCAGATAATTTCTGAGAAAACGGCGAGCCTGATTTCTGCCTGCTGCCGTTGCGGAGCGATTGCGGCTACCGACAACCCGGATGTGGTTGAAAAGATGGGTGAGATCGGATTGAAAGTGGGCATTGCTTTCCAGATCAAAGACGATCTTCTCGATTACGGGATGGATGACGTCGGCAAGCCCAGAAGAAACGATATCCAGGAGCGAAAAATTACCCTTCCCCTGATCAAAGCGCTTGAGCATGCAGGCCGATCCGACAGCAAGCATGTGGTGCGTCTGATGAAAAAAAGAAAAAAACGGTCTGAAGACGTTGATCAGATCGTTAAGTTTGTGAATGACTTTGGCGGTCTGAGCGGATCAAGGGAAGCGATGAACAGGTTTGCTTCCGAAGCGCTCGAGGAGCTTAAAAAGCTGCCTGTCAAAGAGGGACTGGAAGATTTTGAGGAGCTTATACAGTTCATCATTACCCGCAGGAAATAA
- the nuoE gene encoding complex I 24 kDa subunit family protein: protein MAYEFTKEDLEEIEKIKAKFPEVMPATLPVLWVAQNRFGHVNPDVQRLVAETLDLPEAHVHGVAEFYTQYYKEEKGKFVLDVCTCLSCQLCGGYDILEHLEDKLGIKKGETTDDGMFSLNEVECLGACGYAPMLQITNDTYVNHLTKEKADQLVDSLRKGEVPEYEQIDMPLRNAK from the coding sequence ATGGCATACGAATTTACAAAAGAAGACCTCGAAGAAATTGAAAAAATCAAGGCCAAGTTCCCGGAAGTAATGCCGGCAACGTTACCTGTGCTCTGGGTTGCACAGAATCGGTTTGGCCATGTAAATCCTGACGTGCAGCGGCTTGTCGCTGAAACGCTTGATCTGCCCGAAGCACATGTTCACGGGGTGGCTGAATTTTATACGCAGTACTATAAGGAAGAGAAAGGAAAGTTTGTTCTCGACGTCTGCACGTGCCTGAGCTGTCAATTGTGTGGCGGTTATGACATTCTGGAACATCTGGAAGACAAGCTTGGCATTAAAAAAGGCGAAACAACCGACGACGGTATGTTTTCACTCAATGAGGTAGAGTGCCTGGGTGCCTGCGGGTATGCCCCGATGCTGCAGATTACAAACGATACCTATGTAAATCACCTGACCAAAGAGAAAGCAGATCAGCTGGTTGATTCGCTCAGAAAAGGTGAGGTTCCGGAGTACGAACAAATTGACATGCCATTACGCAACGCAAAATAA
- the pfkA gene encoding 6-phosphofructokinase — protein MKTIGVLTSGGDSPGMNAAVRAVVRTALFNELDVYAIRQGYKGLISGNLKKVDSSDVSNTIQRGGTILKSARCEQFRTPEGREIAVQKLRDNGIDALVVIGGDGSFQGATLLGKEHGVNVIGVPATIDNDLVGTDETIGYDTALNTATEAIDKIRDTADAHDRLFLVEVMGRDAGFIALETGIAGGAELILLPESLTNLSEIKSSLTRVLEEHQRSSLVIIAEGDETGGALKLSEELKPDFGKYDMRVCILGHVQRGGNPTARDRVLASRLGSAAVTVLIEGHSEVMVGVVNNKIKLTPLKMTFGKKKDINYELVELAKTLR, from the coding sequence TTGAAAACAATCGGTGTTCTCACAAGCGGGGGAGACTCCCCGGGAATGAACGCGGCTGTACGAGCCGTAGTGCGTACCGCCCTATTTAATGAGCTGGATGTTTACGCTATCAGGCAGGGCTATAAAGGCCTTATCAGTGGCAATCTCAAAAAAGTGGACTCTTCAGACGTTTCCAACACGATACAGCGGGGTGGTACTATTCTCAAATCCGCACGCTGCGAGCAATTCAGAACTCCGGAAGGACGGGAAATTGCGGTTCAGAAATTGCGGGATAATGGAATAGATGCTCTCGTTGTGATTGGCGGTGACGGTTCTTTTCAGGGAGCCACTCTTCTGGGCAAAGAGCATGGAGTGAACGTAATTGGCGTACCGGCAACCATCGACAACGATCTGGTGGGTACCGACGAAACCATCGGTTACGATACGGCTCTTAATACGGCAACGGAAGCAATTGATAAAATCCGTGACACCGCAGATGCACACGACCGGCTTTTTCTGGTTGAGGTTATGGGGCGCGATGCAGGCTTTATCGCTCTCGAGACGGGTATTGCAGGCGGCGCAGAACTTATCTTGCTGCCGGAATCCCTCACCAACCTCAGTGAAATTAAATCTTCTCTCACCAGGGTGCTTGAGGAGCATCAGAGAAGCAGTCTTGTAATAATTGCGGAGGGTGACGAAACCGGAGGTGCACTGAAGCTATCAGAAGAACTGAAACCGGACTTCGGTAAATACGATATGAGGGTCTGTATCCTCGGTCATGTGCAGCGCGGTGGCAACCCTACGGCGAGAGACAGGGTATTGGCCAGCCGTCTGGGCTCAGCGGCGGTAACGGTTCTTATCGAAGGACACAGCGAAGTAATGGTTGGTGTGGTGAACAACAAGATAAAGCTGACGCCCCTGAAAATGACATTCGGTAAGAAGAAAGACATCAATTATGAGCTGGTTGAGCTGGCCAAAACGCTCCGTTAA